One Alkalicoccus halolimnae DNA segment encodes these proteins:
- a CDS encoding mannitol-1-phosphate 5-dehydrogenase: MLAVHFGAGNIGRGFIGHLLADSGYEVVFADINDDLISQLQQADSYRVHYAEAEGRSYEVTRFKAVHSAAEKKALVNYLETAEIVTTAVGAHVLPHVAPVIAESLKKRLGSSRPVTVIACENAVNGTDMLTDALQKHLTGAEWEKIQTFASFPNAAVDRIVPVQNMDNPLDVLVEPFFEWTIENTAGSLPPIEGAHYVDNLGAYIERKLFTVNTGHAAAAYHGYQKGYTTVQEALKDTQILKELQETLSETGALLKKKYGFDEKEHAEYIVTIISRFANEYLTDQITRVARQPMKKLGPAERLVSPALQLIDYGTTPEALLRVIRAAMLYDFAEDEEAVSLQESIRKDGPVKALASVTGLPEDHQLIQKAVGTSA; the protein is encoded by the coding sequence ATGTTAGCCGTACATTTTGGAGCCGGAAATATCGGCCGGGGATTTATCGGGCACCTGCTCGCCGATTCCGGATACGAAGTCGTTTTCGCTGACATCAACGACGATTTAATTTCCCAGCTTCAACAGGCGGACAGCTACCGGGTTCATTACGCAGAAGCCGAGGGGCGCTCCTACGAGGTGACTCGTTTCAAAGCGGTTCACTCCGCTGCGGAAAAAAAAGCTCTCGTTAATTACCTGGAGACAGCAGAAATCGTCACAACAGCAGTCGGCGCACACGTCCTTCCGCACGTAGCCCCAGTCATCGCAGAAAGCCTGAAAAAGCGGCTCGGATCCAGCAGGCCGGTTACGGTTATTGCCTGTGAAAATGCGGTAAACGGAACGGATATGCTCACCGACGCTCTCCAGAAGCATCTGACCGGGGCGGAGTGGGAGAAGATCCAGACATTTGCTTCCTTCCCCAACGCCGCTGTGGACCGCATCGTCCCCGTCCAGAATATGGACAACCCGCTCGATGTACTCGTAGAGCCTTTCTTTGAGTGGACGATTGAGAACACTGCCGGCTCTCTGCCTCCTATTGAAGGGGCTCACTACGTCGACAATCTCGGTGCTTATATCGAAAGAAAACTTTTCACCGTCAATACCGGACATGCCGCAGCTGCCTACCACGGCTATCAGAAAGGGTATACGACTGTTCAGGAAGCCTTAAAAGACACGCAGATTCTAAAGGAACTCCAGGAAACTTTATCCGAAACGGGGGCGCTCCTGAAGAAGAAATACGGGTTCGATGAAAAGGAGCATGCCGAATATATCGTAACGATCATCTCCCGGTTTGCCAACGAATATTTAACAGACCAGATCACCCGTGTCGCTCGTCAGCCGATGAAAAAGCTCGGCCCTGCGGAAAGGCTCGTCAGTCCTGCCCTTCAGCTCATTGATTACGGCACCACACCTGAAGCGCTCCTCAGGGTCATCCGTGCCGCTATGCTATATGATTTCGCGGAAGATGAGGAGGCTGTTTCTTTACAGGAGTCGATCCGAAAAGATGGCCCGGTCAAAGCTCTCGCTTCTGTAACCGGCCTCCCGGAGGATCATCAATTGATTCAAAAAGCTGTGGGAACTTCTGCATAG
- a CDS encoding PTS sugar transporter subunit IIA, translating to MAKEILPAENIILNASPASQEEAIREAGRLLVEGGYTDEHYIDKMFEREEMSSTFMGNFVAIPHGTDDAKDSVYHSGMSVIQVPEGVDYGSGNTAKLIFGIAGKNNEHLELLSKIAILCSEEENIERMLNATTKEELLAMFSEVE from the coding sequence ATGGCAAAAGAAATTTTACCCGCGGAAAATATCATTTTGAACGCAAGTCCCGCTTCGCAGGAAGAAGCAATCCGTGAAGCAGGCCGCCTGCTCGTGGAAGGCGGCTATACGGATGAACACTATATTGACAAGATGTTTGAGCGGGAAGAAATGAGCTCGACATTCATGGGAAACTTCGTTGCCATTCCCCACGGCACAGACGATGCAAAAGACAGCGTCTATCACTCCGGGATGTCCGTAATTCAAGTTCCAGAAGGCGTTGACTACGGAAGCGGAAATACGGCAAAACTGATCTTTGGAATTGCCGGTAAAAACAATGAACATCTTGAACTCCTGTCTAAAATTGCGATTCTCTGTTCTGAAGAAGAGAACATTGAACGCATGCTTAATGCCACTACCAAAGAAGAACTGCTCGCCATGTTCAGTGAGGTGGAGTAA
- a CDS encoding BglG family transcription antiterminator, protein MEKSHHFDFLPEQRHLLLTYKLLAALEPVKLHALASDLHVTTATVSSDLDHVAEWLEAYQLTLVRRRGFGVQVTGEEAAKRRALSGLLSNHIEETELLRFIRRNSLETTKSDTISSQLLGFVRNEQLTRIESAVEEVNKSLPAPIADTSYIALVVHLALAMERITKGENIEMKQELLDRLKPTNEFKLASELARSLEEIFHTTLPEEEVGYITMHLRGAKLQHEKLSYAESEYDVTMIVKRLIRHVSQEYGVDFTEDDSLEQGLHAHLAPALYRMAQQMRINNPLLENIQTNYPQLFHVISNCMARISPDIHVPDDEIGFLVLHFGSTLERSKKLVTYRAFVICSSGIGSSKMMASRLQKEFPSITDIHLLSLFDLQQVEIGPADLVISTIPLEEEEVDYIQVNPFLTDQEIRQIEGYISRKAVFQRKETVPPATPARPSDVTLESLRDLLMTTVRLLEHVEVVQEETSTEIWHSMYNMMTYLEDKKLIKSAEEVNDKLKIRENLSGVGLPGTALALFHTRSSSVNEPVFLIYERKEPESLEAMDGSTISVKRILIMLAPENTNNVESSALSTISGMIVQTKESIRLFETGSENDIKTFMSNEFLNLYRNNLS, encoded by the coding sequence ATGGAGAAGTCGCATCACTTTGATTTCCTCCCTGAACAGCGTCACCTGCTCCTCACATATAAGCTTCTCGCAGCGCTTGAACCGGTGAAGCTTCATGCTCTTGCTTCCGATCTGCACGTCACGACAGCGACAGTAAGCAGTGATCTTGATCACGTAGCAGAGTGGCTTGAAGCCTATCAGCTCACGCTCGTCCGAAGGCGCGGGTTTGGTGTGCAGGTGACCGGCGAGGAAGCAGCCAAACGCAGGGCACTCAGCGGACTTCTTTCCAATCATATTGAAGAAACAGAACTTCTCCGATTTATAAGACGCAACAGTCTGGAAACGACGAAAAGTGATACGATTTCCAGCCAGCTTCTCGGCTTCGTACGCAATGAACAGCTGACGAGAATTGAGTCTGCTGTAGAAGAAGTTAATAAATCTCTTCCTGCCCCTATTGCAGATACGTCCTATATCGCCCTTGTCGTACACCTGGCCCTGGCGATGGAACGGATTACAAAAGGTGAAAACATTGAAATGAAACAGGAGCTTCTTGACCGGCTGAAACCAACTAATGAATTCAAGCTGGCGTCAGAACTGGCCCGAAGCCTGGAAGAGATTTTTCATACTACTCTTCCCGAAGAAGAGGTCGGCTATATTACGATGCATCTGCGCGGCGCAAAGCTGCAGCACGAAAAGCTGTCTTACGCCGAATCCGAATATGATGTAACGATGATCGTGAAAAGACTTATCCGCCATGTCAGTCAGGAGTACGGGGTCGATTTTACGGAAGATGATTCCCTCGAGCAGGGCCTTCACGCCCATCTCGCCCCTGCTCTCTACAGAATGGCCCAGCAGATGCGTATTAATAATCCACTGCTGGAAAATATTCAAACAAATTATCCGCAGTTGTTTCACGTAATTTCCAATTGTATGGCCCGCATCTCGCCGGACATTCATGTGCCTGATGATGAAATTGGGTTTCTCGTCCTTCATTTCGGCTCGACGCTGGAACGAAGTAAAAAGCTCGTCACCTACCGCGCTTTCGTTATCTGTTCCAGCGGCATCGGCTCTTCAAAAATGATGGCCAGCAGGCTGCAAAAAGAGTTTCCGTCTATTACAGATATTCACCTTTTATCTTTATTTGATCTGCAGCAGGTGGAGATCGGCCCGGCAGATCTTGTTATTTCCACAATTCCGCTTGAAGAGGAAGAGGTCGACTACATTCAGGTCAATCCATTTTTAACAGACCAGGAAATCCGTCAGATTGAGGGCTATATCAGCAGAAAGGCCGTTTTCCAAAGAAAAGAAACGGTCCCCCCTGCAACTCCTGCCCGTCCCAGTGATGTAACGCTTGAATCACTCCGGGATCTGTTAATGACAACTGTCCGGCTTCTCGAACATGTGGAAGTTGTTCAGGAAGAGACTTCCACCGAGATCTGGCACAGTATGTACAACATGATGACCTATCTGGAAGATAAAAAGCTGATAAAAAGTGCAGAGGAAGTTAATGACAAGCTGAAAATCAGGGAAAACCTTTCCGGAGTCGGTCTTCCGGGCACAGCTCTCGCACTCTTTCACACCAGGAGCTCTTCCGTAAACGAGCCGGTCTTCCTTATTTATGAGCGGAAAGAACCGGAATCGCTTGAAGCAATGGATGGATCGACTATTTCCGTAAAGCGGATTTTAATCATGCTCGCTCCGGAGAATACGAATAACGTCGAATCTTCTGCGCTGAGCACTATCAGCGGAATGATCGTCCAGACAAAAGAAAGTATCCGTCTGTTTGAAACGGGGTCGGAAAACGACATTAAAACGTTTATGAGTAATGAATTTTTAAATCTTTACCGAAATAATTTATCTTAA
- a CDS encoding helix-turn-helix domain-containing protein gives MYVSARDRRILDELLAHPDGVTISWIAEKLDVSDRTIHRDLANFDTILRPYELHLEKKQERGSVLSGPPLPSNSFRRIWRSRITLISSLNSVTCSSHISFSQRLNR, from the coding sequence TTGTATGTATCAGCCCGTGACCGTCGTATTCTGGATGAGCTTCTGGCTCATCCGGACGGCGTCACCATCTCATGGATAGCAGAGAAACTTGACGTAAGTGACAGAACGATTCACCGCGACCTTGCCAATTTCGATACCATTTTGAGACCTTATGAACTACACCTTGAAAAAAAGCAGGAAAGGGGATCCGTCTTGTCGGGTCCCCCGCTTCCCTCGAACAGTTTCAGGCGGATATGGAGAAGTCGCATCACTTTGATTTCCTCCCTGAACAGCGTCACCTGCTCCTCACATATAAGCTTCTCGCAGCGCTTGAACCGGTGA
- a CDS encoding PTS mannitol transporter subunit IICB, with the protein MAEQKSTFRTKIQRFGTFLSGMIMPNIGAFIAWGLITALFIPDGWIPNETFVQLVDPMILFLLPLLIGYTGGKIVYGGRGGVVGATATMGVIVGADIPMFIGAMIMGPLGGYLIKKIDESLDGKIKPGFEMLVNNFTAGILAMILTLLAMVGIGPVVEGLNQTLAAGVNAIVSAGLLPLASIIIEPAKVLFLNNAINHGILSPIGLDQAAEQGKSILFMLETNPGPGLGVLLAVMIFGSGTAKRTAPGAIIIQFFGGIHEIYFPYILMRPMLILAAIAGGMSGIFTFTLFDVGLRATPAPGSIFAYAAMTPGTDYLGVFGGVFIAALVSFLVGGLILKTTKAPAEEDLEGAATKMEEMKGKKSSVASAFTAGSAGAAADGETTKEAADVNRIIFACDAGMGSSAMGSSILKNKIKKAGLDIDVTNTSISNLPEDVDIVITHKDLTPRAKEKRPDAEHISVDNFLNSPEYDRLVERLQS; encoded by the coding sequence ATGGCAGAACAAAAATCAACGTTCCGCACGAAAATTCAGCGATTCGGAACCTTTTTGAGCGGTATGATCATGCCGAACATCGGTGCGTTCATTGCCTGGGGGTTAATTACAGCCCTGTTCATTCCAGACGGATGGATTCCAAACGAAACGTTCGTCCAGCTTGTCGATCCGATGATTCTCTTCCTGCTGCCGCTCCTTATCGGTTACACCGGTGGTAAAATCGTCTACGGCGGACGTGGTGGCGTCGTCGGTGCCACTGCTACGATGGGTGTCATCGTCGGTGCCGACATTCCGATGTTCATCGGTGCGATGATCATGGGTCCTCTCGGCGGTTACCTGATTAAGAAGATTGACGAATCTTTGGACGGGAAAATCAAACCCGGATTTGAAATGCTCGTCAATAATTTCACCGCGGGTATTCTCGCGATGATTCTCACCCTGCTCGCCATGGTCGGGATCGGCCCGGTTGTAGAAGGGCTGAATCAGACGCTTGCCGCTGGTGTAAACGCGATTGTTTCGGCAGGTCTCCTTCCATTAGCTAGTATCATTATTGAACCGGCGAAAGTGCTTTTCTTAAATAATGCCATCAACCACGGCATTCTCAGTCCTATTGGTCTGGATCAGGCAGCCGAACAGGGAAAATCCATCCTGTTTATGCTTGAAACAAACCCAGGTCCTGGTCTCGGTGTCCTTCTGGCCGTGATGATTTTCGGAAGCGGCACGGCAAAACGTACGGCGCCGGGTGCGATTATCATTCAGTTCTTTGGAGGTATTCACGAAATTTACTTCCCTTATATTCTTATGAGACCGATGCTTATTCTCGCAGCAATTGCAGGCGGTATGAGCGGGATATTCACCTTTACCCTTTTTGACGTCGGTCTTCGCGCGACTCCGGCACCGGGCAGCATTTTTGCCTATGCGGCTATGACGCCGGGCACAGATTACCTCGGTGTTTTCGGCGGCGTATTTATCGCAGCTCTCGTTTCCTTCCTTGTCGGCGGGTTGATTCTGAAAACAACGAAGGCTCCTGCAGAAGAAGATCTTGAAGGAGCAGCTACGAAGATGGAAGAAATGAAAGGCAAGAAAAGCAGTGTCGCTTCTGCTTTCACTGCAGGAAGTGCCGGTGCTGCAGCAGATGGTGAAACGACGAAAGAAGCTGCAGATGTAAACAGAATCATTTTCGCCTGTGACGCAGGCATGGGTTCCAGTGCGATGGGATCTTCAATCTTAAAAAACAAAATTAAAAAAGCAGGACTTGATATTGACGTGACGAATACTTCCATTAGTAACCTGCCTGAAGACGTGGACATTGTCATTACTCATAAAGACCTTACTCCGCGTGCGAAAGAGAAGCGTCCGGATGCAGAACATATTTCGGTGGATAATTTCCTTAACAGCCCGGAATATGACAGGCTCGTAGAGAGGCTTCAGTCATAA
- the glmS gene encoding glutamine--fructose-6-phosphate transaminase (isomerizing) translates to MCGIVGYIGTADAKEILLRGLEKLEYRGYDSAGIAVANEKGVHVYKEKGRIAALREAVDPMQQSDVGIGHTRWATHGVPSQLNAHPHQSSNSRFTIVHNGVIENYEQIRREFLPNVNMVSDTDTEIIVQLVEVFSKDGLSTEQAFRKTLSQLEGSYATALIDDEDRETIYVGKNKSPLLIGLSDGVNVVASDAMAMLQVTNEFVEIEDKEVVIVTRGEVQIKKLNGEEVDRDSYIAEIDSTDIEKGTYPHFMLKEIEEQPFVMRNIITKYKDEHDNIKLDENVRNAVTAADRIYIIAAGTSYHSGLVGKELIEKIANIPVETHIASEFLYNMPLLSKKPLFIFISQSGETADLRGVLVNAKNMGHPSLTITNVPGSTLSRESDYTLHTYAGPEIAVASTKAYTAQMAVMAILAVDAARAGGVTIEFDPLQELAIVANAMEIFTNQKEEMEEVARNYLSVSRNCFFIGRSMDYHVCLEGALKLKEISYIQAEGFAGGELKHGTIALIEEGTPVIGLATQKGVSLNIRGNMKEVVARGANPCFISMEGCEHEEDKIVMPKVHEYLTPLVSVIPMQLISYYAALHRGCDVDKPRNLAKSVTVE, encoded by the coding sequence ATGTGCGGAATTGTAGGATATATAGGAACAGCGGATGCAAAAGAGATTTTACTAAGAGGACTCGAGAAACTTGAATACCGGGGCTATGACTCTGCGGGAATAGCCGTGGCAAACGAAAAAGGCGTGCATGTCTATAAAGAAAAAGGACGCATCGCTGCCCTTCGTGAAGCCGTCGACCCTATGCAGCAAAGCGATGTAGGTATCGGCCATACACGCTGGGCTACACACGGGGTGCCGAGCCAGCTCAATGCCCACCCTCACCAAAGCTCCAATTCCAGATTTACAATTGTTCATAACGGCGTCATTGAAAACTATGAACAGATCCGCCGCGAATTTCTTCCGAACGTGAACATGGTTTCCGATACGGACACAGAAATCATCGTGCAGCTTGTAGAAGTATTTTCAAAAGACGGTCTTTCAACAGAGCAGGCTTTCCGCAAAACGTTAAGCCAGCTTGAAGGGTCCTACGCAACTGCGCTCATTGACGACGAAGACCGGGAAACGATCTATGTCGGTAAAAATAAAAGCCCGCTGTTAATTGGGTTGAGCGACGGCGTAAACGTTGTTGCAAGCGATGCAATGGCAATGCTGCAGGTAACGAACGAATTTGTGGAAATTGAAGATAAAGAAGTTGTTATCGTAACACGTGGAGAGGTGCAGATTAAAAAGCTGAACGGGGAAGAAGTAGACCGTGATTCTTACATTGCAGAAATTGATTCCACGGATATCGAAAAAGGAACCTATCCTCACTTTATGCTCAAAGAAATTGAAGAACAGCCGTTTGTGATGCGTAATATCATTACGAAATATAAAGACGAGCACGACAACATCAAGCTCGATGAAAACGTCCGCAATGCTGTGACGGCGGCCGACCGCATCTATATTATTGCGGCAGGCACAAGCTACCACTCCGGACTTGTCGGTAAAGAACTGATCGAAAAAATTGCCAACATCCCGGTAGAAACGCATATTGCCAGCGAGTTTCTTTATAATATGCCGCTGCTCAGCAAAAAACCACTCTTCATTTTCATTTCCCAGAGCGGCGAAACAGCCGACCTGCGCGGGGTGCTCGTGAATGCGAAGAATATGGGACATCCGTCTCTTACGATTACAAACGTACCCGGATCAACCCTTTCCCGCGAATCGGACTATACGCTTCATACGTATGCAGGTCCTGAAATAGCGGTAGCATCAACGAAAGCCTATACGGCTCAGATGGCTGTCATGGCAATTCTCGCTGTGGACGCTGCGAGAGCAGGCGGTGTAACGATCGAATTTGATCCGCTCCAGGAACTTGCGATCGTAGCCAATGCGATGGAGATCTTCACAAATCAAAAAGAAGAAATGGAAGAAGTAGCACGTAACTACTTAAGTGTTTCCCGGAACTGTTTCTTCATCGGCCGTTCGATGGACTACCACGTCTGTCTGGAAGGTGCCCTTAAACTGAAAGAAATTTCCTACATTCAGGCTGAAGGTTTTGCCGGCGGAGAGTTGAAGCACGGCACGATTGCGCTGATCGAAGAAGGTACTCCGGTTATCGGACTTGCCACGCAAAAAGGGGTAAGCCTGAATATCCGCGGCAACATGAAGGAAGTGGTGGCACGCGGAGCGAACCCATGCTTTATCAGTATGGAAGGGTGCGAGCACGAAGAGGATAAAATTGTGATGCCTAAAGTGCATGAATATTTAACGCCGCTCGTGAGTGTCATCCCAATGCAGCTTATTTCCTACTATGCAGCGCTTCACCGCGGCTGTGACGTAGATAAGCCGAGAAACCTTGCTAAAAGTGTAACTGTAGAATAG
- a CDS encoding AraC family transcriptional regulator, with amino-acid sequence MALIESLQKAIDYMEEHLLESLSIETIARQASVSPYHFQRMFMILTDYSVGEYLRGRRLTLAAKELSSSDSKVIDLAYKYGYETPEAFSKAFRKQHGVSPSKARKGSGQLQSYNRLTIQVNLRGAEPMNYKIIEKEAFQVVGIKRECPCGETGEVSGIAELWEEVNADGTADRLVQLINGEINGLLGITNNYSEEKETVDYWVAAEHSGEVPGDFTAMTLPSSRWVIFEVTGSAPVAMPEAWNQIYTEWIPSNGYEVADIPAVEAYTDPDSYKDDSSNQIWLAVK; translated from the coding sequence ATGGCGCTGATTGAATCTTTGCAGAAGGCGATCGACTACATGGAAGAACATCTGCTGGAGTCTCTTTCCATAGAAACGATTGCCCGTCAGGCAAGTGTCTCTCCCTATCATTTTCAACGGATGTTCATGATTCTGACCGATTATTCTGTCGGCGAATATCTTCGTGGCCGCCGTCTGACTTTAGCTGCAAAAGAATTATCCAGCTCAGACAGTAAAGTTATTGATCTGGCGTATAAGTATGGCTACGAAACTCCTGAAGCTTTTTCAAAAGCTTTTCGTAAACAGCATGGTGTCAGTCCAAGTAAAGCGCGTAAAGGAAGTGGGCAGCTGCAATCCTATAACCGTCTGACGATTCAGGTTAATTTGAGAGGAGCAGAACCGATGAACTATAAGATCATTGAAAAAGAGGCGTTTCAAGTTGTTGGTATCAAGCGGGAGTGTCCGTGCGGGGAGACAGGTGAAGTCAGTGGAATTGCTGAACTATGGGAGGAAGTCAATGCAGATGGAACGGCAGATAGACTGGTTCAGTTAATAAATGGTGAAATCAACGGGTTACTGGGGATCACGAACAACTACAGTGAAGAGAAGGAAACGGTGGACTACTGGGTGGCAGCGGAGCACAGCGGGGAAGTGCCGGGCGATTTCACCGCTATGACATTGCCCAGTTCCAGGTGGGTTATTTTTGAAGTGACTGGATCTGCTCCAGTCGCTATGCCGGAAGCGTGGAATCAGATTTACACGGAATGGATTCCGTCAAACGGGTATGAAGTAGCCGATATCCCGGCGGTCGAAGCCTACACGGATCCCGATTCCTATAAAGACGATTCATCCAATCAAATATGGCTTGCCGTTAAGTAA
- a CDS encoding RNA polymerase alpha subunit C-terminal domain-containing protein produces MAAAEKTLRTCEQGHNYYKSIDCPTCPACEQEKKPDSGFLSLLSNPARQALEHEGITTLQKLSKCTEREILKLHGMGPRSMPTLRNELQSKGLAFKPGKK; encoded by the coding sequence ATGGCAGCTGCTGAAAAAACGCTGCGAACGTGCGAGCAAGGACATAACTACTACAAGAGCATTGATTGTCCAACTTGTCCAGCATGTGAGCAGGAAAAGAAACCCGACAGTGGATTCCTGTCTCTGCTTTCCAATCCTGCCAGGCAGGCATTGGAACATGAAGGGATTACGACTTTACAAAAACTTTCGAAATGCACCGAACGCGAGATTTTGAAGCTTCACGGAATGGGACCACGCTCTATGCCCACTCTTAGAAATGAACTGCAGTCAAAGGGGCTGGCATTCAAGCCTGGAAAAAAGTGA
- a CDS encoding DUF2200 domain-containing protein, whose translation MAKHRIYTTSFASVYPHYINKAEKKDRTKKEVDEIICWMTGYNEGELESQLEKKTDFETFFSEAPQLNPSRHLIKGVICGVRVEDIEEPTMQEIRYLDKMIDELAKGKKMEKILRK comes from the coding sequence ATGGCCAAACACAGAATTTATACAACAAGTTTTGCAAGTGTCTATCCCCACTATATTAATAAAGCAGAGAAAAAAGACCGTACGAAAAAAGAAGTGGATGAAATTATTTGTTGGATGACGGGATATAACGAGGGAGAGTTAGAATCGCAGCTGGAAAAGAAGACGGATTTTGAGACTTTCTTTTCGGAAGCTCCCCAGTTGAATCCTTCGCGTCATTTAATAAAAGGAGTGATCTGCGGTGTCCGGGTGGAAGACATCGAAGAACCGACGATGCAGGAAATCCGCTATCTGGATAAAATGATCGACGAGCTGGCAAAAGGAAAAAAGATGGAGAAAATTTTGCGGAAATAG
- a CDS encoding MerR family transcriptional regulator has protein sequence MKIKEVADLVGISVRTLHHYDEIGLLPPEEITESGYRLYSEENIEMLQQILFFKELGFSLKEIKKIISSSSFNRQEALILQRKMLVEKRKRLDKMIVTIDKTIKSGRGEIEMTNEEKFEGINFQDNPYEQEARERWGDSYVDTADKKLRKMSQDEQTDLSERWDMILNKLADLREQPPESREVQETIKEWYEFLNHNFSSYSPDMFYGLGQLYIDDERFTKNIDKHGKGLAEFMSEAMKIFAVNQK, from the coding sequence GTGAAAATTAAAGAAGTGGCTGACCTGGTCGGTATCAGTGTCCGCACTTTGCATCATTATGACGAGATCGGCTTGCTTCCGCCGGAGGAAATAACCGAATCCGGCTACCGGCTTTACTCGGAAGAAAACATTGAAATGCTGCAGCAGATATTGTTTTTTAAAGAGCTTGGCTTCTCTTTAAAGGAGATTAAAAAAATAATCAGCAGTTCTTCTTTTAACCGGCAGGAAGCATTGATTTTACAGAGGAAAATGCTCGTGGAGAAACGAAAGAGGCTCGATAAGATGATTGTCACCATAGACAAAACAATTAAAAGTGGAAGAGGAGAAATCGAGATGACAAATGAAGAGAAATTTGAAGGGATTAATTTTCAGGATAATCCGTATGAACAGGAAGCCCGCGAACGCTGGGGCGATTCCTATGTAGATACGGCGGATAAAAAGTTAAGAAAAATGTCTCAGGACGAACAAACAGATTTATCTGAAAGATGGGACATGATCTTAAATAAACTTGCTGATCTCCGGGAGCAGCCTCCTGAATCCAGAGAAGTACAAGAAACAATCAAGGAATGGTATGAGTTTTTAAATCATAACTTCAGCAGCTATTCTCCTGATATGTTTTATGGTTTAGGGCAGCTCTATATTGACGATGAACGCTTCACGAAAAACATCGATAAACACGGGAAAGGCTTAGCGGAATTTATGAGTGAGGCGATGAAGATTTTTGCGGTTAATCAAAAATAA
- a CDS encoding alpha/beta hydrolase — protein sequence MKKIFKTLVISVVSSAGIYLCLAYGLLFFSEVEQPSGEMKNLNFEQVKTDEKALPELKEYEARDGTPLTYRHYESSADQILILLHGSGYHSRYLEPLANYLANENVSSVYTPNFRGHGANPERRGTIDYIGQIEHDIQDFIQLVNKRHPDQSIVLGGHSSGGGTVIRTAGGGSPHDVVDKYLLLAPYIHHNAPTNNSSESGWANVSVPRMIGLSMLNQAGIGHMNDTDVISFNMPDEYRDGTETLTYDYRLQVSMHPGNEYEKDIASMNDEVLVVAGREDESFHAEKYEKVFNVQEQAEIILLNDLSHFGPIHNEQSHEEIAAWLTSP from the coding sequence TTGAAGAAAATCTTTAAAACACTTGTCATTTCCGTAGTTAGTTCTGCAGGCATTTATTTATGTCTTGCATACGGCCTTTTATTTTTCAGCGAAGTAGAACAGCCTTCCGGGGAAATGAAAAACTTAAATTTTGAACAGGTTAAAACAGATGAAAAGGCGCTGCCTGAACTCAAAGAATACGAAGCCAGGGATGGGACTCCGTTAACGTATCGTCATTATGAATCCAGTGCGGATCAGATTCTTATTTTATTACATGGTTCAGGCTATCACAGCAGATACTTGGAACCTTTAGCAAATTATCTGGCAAATGAGAATGTATCCTCTGTTTATACCCCAAACTTCAGAGGTCACGGAGCAAATCCAGAAAGACGCGGCACCATTGATTACATCGGTCAGATTGAGCATGACATCCAGGATTTCATTCAGCTCGTAAATAAACGCCACCCGGATCAATCCATCGTATTAGGCGGACATTCCAGTGGCGGCGGTACCGTCATAAGGACAGCAGGAGGCGGTTCCCCTCATGATGTTGTTGATAAATATTTATTACTGGCCCCCTATATTCATCACAACGCTCCAACGAATAACAGCAGTGAAAGCGGATGGGCGAACGTCAGCGTGCCGCGTATGATTGGTTTATCCATGTTAAACCAGGCAGGTATAGGTCATATGAATGATACGGATGTTATTTCCTTTAACATGCCGGATGAATACCGGGATGGCACAGAAACTTTAACGTACGATTATCGTCTGCAGGTGTCTATGCATCCCGGGAATGAATATGAAAAAGATATTGCTTCTATGAATGACGAAGTGCTCGTCGTAGCAGGCCGGGAAGACGAATCATTTCATGCAGAAAAATATGAAAAAGTTTTTAACGTACAGGAGCAGGCAGAGATCATTCTATTAAATGACCTATCCCATTTCGGTCCCATTCACAATGAACAGTCTCATGAAGAAATAGCTGCCTGGTTAACTTCTCCATAA